Proteins from a single region of Symphalangus syndactylus isolate Jambi chromosome 12, NHGRI_mSymSyn1-v2.1_pri, whole genome shotgun sequence:
- the ZMYM6 gene encoding zinc finger MYM-type protein 6 isoform X4 → MKEPLDGECGKAVVPQQELLDKIKEEPDNAQEYGCAQQPKTQESKLKIGGVSSVNERPIAQQLNPGFQLSFASSGPSVLLPSVPAVAIKVFCSGCKKMLYKGQTAYHKTGSTQLFCSTRCITRHSSPACLPPPPKKTCTNCSKDILNPKDVITTRFENSYPSKDFCSQSCLSSYELKKKPVVTIYTKSISTKCSMCQKNADTRFEVKYQNVVHGLCSDACFSKFHSTNNLTMNCCENCGSYCYSSSGPCQSQKVFSSTSVTAYKQNSAQIPPYALGKSLRPSAEMIETTNDSGKTELFCSINCLSAYRVKTVTSSGVQVSCHSCKTSAIPQYHLAMSNGTIYSFCSSSCVVAFQNVFSKPKGTNSSAVPLSQGQVVVSPPSSRSAVSTGGGNTSAVSPSSIRGSAAASLQPLAEQSQQVALTHTVVKLKCQHCNHLFATKPELLFYKGKMFLFCGKNCSDEYKKKNKVVAMCDYCKLQKIIKETVRFSGVDKPFCSEVCKFLSARDFGERWGNYCKMCSYCSQTSPNLVENRLEGKLEEFCCEDCMSKFTVLFYQMAKCDGCKRQGKLSESIKWRGNIKHFCNLFCVLEFCHQQIMNDSLPQNKVNISKAKTAVMELSSARTDTTPVITSVMSLAKIPAALSTGNTNSVLKGAVTKEAAKIIQDESTQADAMKFPCSQSSQPSRLLKNKGISCKPVTQTKATSCKPHTQHKECQTGLMNYLQTLKTS, encoded by the exons atgaaagaACCTTTGGATGGTGAATGTGGCAAAGCAGTGGTACCACAGCAGGAGCTTCTGGACAAAATTAAAGAAGAACCAGACAATGCTCAA gagtatgGATGTGCCCAACAGCCAAAAACTCaagaaagtaaattgaaaattgGTGGTGTGTCTTCAGTTAATGAGAGACCTATTG cCCAGCAGTTGAACCCAGGCTTTCAGCTTTCTTTTGCATCATCTGGCCCAAGTGTATTGCTTCCTTCAGTTCCAGCTGTTGCTATTAAGGTTTTTTGTTCTGGTTGtaaaaaaatgctttataagGGCCAAACTGCATATCATAAGACAGGATCTACTCAGCTCTTCTGCTCCACACGATGCATCACCAGACATTCTTCACCTGCCTGCCTGCCACCTCCTCCCAAGAAAACCTGCACAAACTGCTCGAA agacatttTAAATCCTAAGGATGTGATCACAACTCGCTTTGAGAATTCCTATCCTAGCAAAGATTTCTGCAGCCAATCATGCTTGTCATCTTATGAGCTAAAGAAAAAACCTGTTGTTACCATATATACCAAAAGCATTTCAACTAAGTGCAGTATGTGTCAGAAGAATGCTGAT ACTCGATTTGAAGTTAAATATCAAAATGTGGTACATGGTCTTTGTAGTGATGcctgtttttcaaaatttcactcTACAAACAACCTCACCATGAACTGTTGTGAGAACTGTGGGAGCTATTGCTACAGTAGCTCTGGTCCTTGCCAATCCCAGAAGGTTTTTAGTTCCACAAGTGTCACGGCATACAAGCAG aattcTGCCCAAATTCCTCCTTATGCCCTGGGGAAGTCATTGAGGCCCTCAGCTGAAATGATTGAGACTACAAATGATTCAGGAAAAACAGAGCTTTTCTGCTCTATTAATTGCTTATCTGCTTACAGAGTTAAGACTGTTACTTCTTCAG GTGTCCAGGTTTCATGTCATAGTTGTAAAACCTCAGCAATCCCTCAGTATCACCTAGCCATGTCAAATGGAACTATATACAGCTTCTGCAGCTCCAGTTGTGTGGTCGCTTTCCAG aATGTATTTAGCAAGCCAAAAGGAACAAACTCTTCAGCGGTGCCCCTGTCTCAGGGCCAAGTAGTTGTAAGCCCGCCCTCCTCCAGGTCAGCAGTGTCAACAGGAGGAGGTAACACCTCTGCCGTTTCCCCCAGCTCCATCCGTGGCTCTGCTGCAGCCAGCCTGCAACCTCTTGCTGAACAATCCCAGCAAGTTGCTTTAACCCATACAGTTGTTAAACTCAAGTGTCAGCACTGTAACCATCTGTTTGCCACAAAACCAGAACTTCTTTTCTACAAG GgtaaaatgtttctgttttgtgGCAAGAATTGCTCTGATgaatacaagaagaaaaataaagttgtggCAATGTGTGACTACTGTAAACTGCAGAAAATTATAAAGGAGACTGTGCGATTCTCAGGGGTTGATAAGCCATTCTGTAGTGAAG TTTGCAAATTCCTCTCTGCCCGTGACTTTGGAGAACGATGGGGAAACTACTGTAAGATGTGCAGCTATTGTTCACAGACATCCCCGAATTTGGTAGAAAATCGATTGGAGGGCAAGTTAGAAGAGTTTTGTTGTGAAGATTGTATGTCCAAATTTACAGTTCTGTTTTATCAG ATGGCCAAGTGTGATGGTTGTAAACGACAGGGTAAACTAAGCGAGTCCATAAAGTGGCGAGGCAACATTAAACATTTCTGTAACCTATTTTGTGTCTTGGAGTTTTGTCATCAGCAAATTATGAATGACTCTCTTCcacaaaataaag taaatatttctaaAGCAAAAACTGCTGTGATGGAGCTCTCTTCTGCAAGGACAGATACAACACCAGTTATAACCAGTGTGATGTCATTGGCAAAAATTCCTGCTGCCTTATCTACAGGGAAcactaacagtgttttaaaag GTGCAGTTACTAAAGAGGCAGCAAAGATCATTCAAGAT
- the ZMYM6 gene encoding zinc finger MYM-type protein 6 isoform X5, producing the protein MKEPLDGECGKAVVPQQELLDKIKEEPDNAQEYGCAQQPKTQESKLKIGGVSSVNERPIAQQLNPGFQLSFASSGPSVLLPSVPAVAIKVFCSGCKKMLYKGQTAYHKTGSTQLFCSTRCITRHSSPACLPPPPKKTCTNCSKDILNPKDVITTRFENSYPSKDFCSQSCLSSYELKKKPVVTIYTKSISTKCSMCQKNADTRFEVKYQNVVHGLCSDACFSKFHSTNNLTMNCCENCGSYCYSSSGPCQSQKVFSSTSVTAYKQNSAQIPPYALGKSLRPSAEMIETTNDSGKTELFCSINCLSAYRVKTVTSSGVQVSCHSCKTSAIPQYHLAMSNGTIYSFCSSSCVVAFQNVFSKPKGTNSSAVPLSQGQVVVSPPSSRSAVSTGGGNTSAVSPSSIRGSAAASLQPLAEQSQQVALTHTVVKLKCQHCNHLFATKPELLFYKGKMFLFCGKNCSDEYKKKNKVVAMCDYCKLQKIIKETVRFSGVDKPFCSEVCKFLSARDFGERWGNYCKMCSYCSQTSPNLVENRLEGKLEEFCCEDCMSKFTVLFYQMAKCDGCKRQGKLSESIKWRGNIKHFCNLFCVLEFCHQQIMNDSLPQNKVNISKAKTAVMELSSARTDTTPVITSVMSLAKIPAALSTGNTNSVLKGAVTKEAAKIIQDESTQADAMKFPCSQSSQPSRLLKNKGISCKPVTQTKATSCKPHTQHKECQTGQS; encoded by the exons atgaaagaACCTTTGGATGGTGAATGTGGCAAAGCAGTGGTACCACAGCAGGAGCTTCTGGACAAAATTAAAGAAGAACCAGACAATGCTCAA gagtatgGATGTGCCCAACAGCCAAAAACTCaagaaagtaaattgaaaattgGTGGTGTGTCTTCAGTTAATGAGAGACCTATTG cCCAGCAGTTGAACCCAGGCTTTCAGCTTTCTTTTGCATCATCTGGCCCAAGTGTATTGCTTCCTTCAGTTCCAGCTGTTGCTATTAAGGTTTTTTGTTCTGGTTGtaaaaaaatgctttataagGGCCAAACTGCATATCATAAGACAGGATCTACTCAGCTCTTCTGCTCCACACGATGCATCACCAGACATTCTTCACCTGCCTGCCTGCCACCTCCTCCCAAGAAAACCTGCACAAACTGCTCGAA agacatttTAAATCCTAAGGATGTGATCACAACTCGCTTTGAGAATTCCTATCCTAGCAAAGATTTCTGCAGCCAATCATGCTTGTCATCTTATGAGCTAAAGAAAAAACCTGTTGTTACCATATATACCAAAAGCATTTCAACTAAGTGCAGTATGTGTCAGAAGAATGCTGAT ACTCGATTTGAAGTTAAATATCAAAATGTGGTACATGGTCTTTGTAGTGATGcctgtttttcaaaatttcactcTACAAACAACCTCACCATGAACTGTTGTGAGAACTGTGGGAGCTATTGCTACAGTAGCTCTGGTCCTTGCCAATCCCAGAAGGTTTTTAGTTCCACAAGTGTCACGGCATACAAGCAG aattcTGCCCAAATTCCTCCTTATGCCCTGGGGAAGTCATTGAGGCCCTCAGCTGAAATGATTGAGACTACAAATGATTCAGGAAAAACAGAGCTTTTCTGCTCTATTAATTGCTTATCTGCTTACAGAGTTAAGACTGTTACTTCTTCAG GTGTCCAGGTTTCATGTCATAGTTGTAAAACCTCAGCAATCCCTCAGTATCACCTAGCCATGTCAAATGGAACTATATACAGCTTCTGCAGCTCCAGTTGTGTGGTCGCTTTCCAG aATGTATTTAGCAAGCCAAAAGGAACAAACTCTTCAGCGGTGCCCCTGTCTCAGGGCCAAGTAGTTGTAAGCCCGCCCTCCTCCAGGTCAGCAGTGTCAACAGGAGGAGGTAACACCTCTGCCGTTTCCCCCAGCTCCATCCGTGGCTCTGCTGCAGCCAGCCTGCAACCTCTTGCTGAACAATCCCAGCAAGTTGCTTTAACCCATACAGTTGTTAAACTCAAGTGTCAGCACTGTAACCATCTGTTTGCCACAAAACCAGAACTTCTTTTCTACAAG GgtaaaatgtttctgttttgtgGCAAGAATTGCTCTGATgaatacaagaagaaaaataaagttgtggCAATGTGTGACTACTGTAAACTGCAGAAAATTATAAAGGAGACTGTGCGATTCTCAGGGGTTGATAAGCCATTCTGTAGTGAAG TTTGCAAATTCCTCTCTGCCCGTGACTTTGGAGAACGATGGGGAAACTACTGTAAGATGTGCAGCTATTGTTCACAGACATCCCCGAATTTGGTAGAAAATCGATTGGAGGGCAAGTTAGAAGAGTTTTGTTGTGAAGATTGTATGTCCAAATTTACAGTTCTGTTTTATCAG ATGGCCAAGTGTGATGGTTGTAAACGACAGGGTAAACTAAGCGAGTCCATAAAGTGGCGAGGCAACATTAAACATTTCTGTAACCTATTTTGTGTCTTGGAGTTTTGTCATCAGCAAATTATGAATGACTCTCTTCcacaaaataaag taaatatttctaaAGCAAAAACTGCTGTGATGGAGCTCTCTTCTGCAAGGACAGATACAACACCAGTTATAACCAGTGTGATGTCATTGGCAAAAATTCCTGCTGCCTTATCTACAGGGAAcactaacagtgttttaaaag GTGCAGTTACTAAAGAGGCAGCAAAGATCATTCAAGAT